A segment of the Candidatus Delongbacteria bacterium genome:
CAGCTGGAACCGGCCTCCGTCGTGACATTGAGCGATCTGGTGAGCATTCAGGAAGGGTCCATCGTCAGCCGCACACTGTGCAAGGCCGCTGGCGGCAACCAGAGCCTGTTCGCCTTCGCGGCCGGGCAGGGCTTGAGCGAGCACACGGCACCTTTCGACGCCACTGTCCAGGTAATCCAGGGAGAGGCTCTGGTCACGATCGATGGCAAGGAAATGACCGTGGCCGCCGGGCAACTGGTGCTGATGCCCGCCAATGTGCCCCATGCTCTCAAGGCCGAGCAGTCCTTCGTGATGCTGCTGACCATGCTCAAGCAAGGCTGAGACGCACTCCCGGCGGAGCGTGCACTATTCGATGATCTGGATGCTGCCGCCCCAGGGCTGCAGCTCCACCTCACGTGCGCCAAGTCCCAGCGGCAAGTTCACCGAACGGGTCTGCAGACTGCCACTGCGATTCAGCCAGATCAGGCTGCGACTCGGTGATCCGTCCGCGTTCTCCGCACTGCGCAGGTAGGCCACGACCTGTTCGTCGGCCAGCAGAAACTCCAGATCGCCCCGGCGAAGCTCCGGGCGTTCGCGGCGCGCACGGCAGAGCAGGGAGACCCGTTCCTTGAGTCGCGCTTCATCCTCCGAGACATCCTTGCCAAAACGCATCATCCGGCGATTGTCCGGATCACCGGCACCCGTCATGCCGATCTCGTCACCGTAATACAGAAATGGCAGGCCGGGCGAGGTCAGCATCCAGGTCAGGTACAGAGCCTGCTTGTCGTAGGTCTCGGGATGGTCCACGCGATACTCATTGTGCCAACCGGGCTCCGTCTCGCTGACCCCTTCCAGCGGCATGTCGCCATCGGCATAGACCGCATAGCGCGCCTTGTCGTGGCTGTCCATCAGCATGCCCATTCGGTTGTTCGCACCGTAGATCCGCAGATCCTGTGTCACAAGATCCGCCAGACCGCCGAAGTTCGCCTGCTCGTTCAGGAAAAGCGCGCGCGCCGGGTGGAACAGGTTGAAGTTGAACTGGGCGTCCAGCACATCGGGTCCGACATAGGACAGAATCAGCTCGTCACTGCCGAAGGTCTCGCCAATCTGGAAGATGTCGCGCCCGGAGAGGACCGGGTCCTTGCGGATCCTGCGTGTCAGTTCCTCCCAGAACTCGCGCGGTACATGTTTCACGGCATCATGCCGGAAGCCATCCAGGTCATAGGTCTTCAGCCACCAGAGCGCCGCGTCACACATCGCCTGGGTCACCTGCGGGCTGTGGGAGTAGTCGATGTCCGGCATGTAGGGTTCGAACCAGGTGGTCAGCCGATGTTCGTCCCAGTTGCGCAGGTTCAGGGTGCCGTCGGGCAGGGCCAGCTGACTGAACCAGTCGGGATGCTGCCTGACCCAGGGGTGATCCTCGTGCACGTGATTCGAAACGAAATCCAGCAGCACCTTGATGCCGCGCCGGTGGGCTTCGGCCACCACCTGCTTGAAGAGTTCCTCGTCGCCGAAGCGCGGTTCCAGCTTGCGGTCCGATACGGGCCAGTAGCCATGATAGCCCGTATACATCCGATGGGGCTCGGGGAACTCGCGCCAGGCGCCATCGGCAGCCAGATTCAACGGATAGATCCAGAGAGTGTTGACTCCCAGATTGCTGAAGTAGCCCTCCTGCAGGCACTTGAGAATGCCGGCCAGATCGCCGCCCTGCCAGTTGGCGCGTTCGCTCAGTTCGGGATGGCTCACGGGCCGGTCGTTGTCGGGGTCGCCATTGCGGAAGCGGTCGGGCATCAGGGCATACACCAGACCGTCCTCCCAGACGAAGTCCCGGTCGAACCAGATGGTCTGCAGACTGGAGGCGCTGCCCGGGCCGGAGAGCGCCAGTCGCAGGATATCGGGACCCATGCGGGGCGAGGATGCGATCGTTACCCGTAGTGTATCACCCACAAAGGAAACAGCCGTCGCTTCGACTCGTCGGTTGCCATGCAGGGCGCTGACGCGCGGAGCGCTGCCCTGGCCCTCGCAGAGGAATGACACG
Coding sequences within it:
- a CDS encoding cupin domain-containing protein; translation: MSQLEPASVVTLSDLVSIQEGSIVSRTLCKAAGGNQSLFAFAAGQGLSEHTAPFDATVQVIQGEALVTIDGKEMTVAAGQLVLMPANVPHALKAEQSFVMLLTMLKQG